The Plectropomus leopardus isolate mb chromosome 7, YSFRI_Pleo_2.0, whole genome shotgun sequence genome window below encodes:
- the sphk2 gene encoding sphingosine kinase 2 → MRSPEPSSPSTAEALLHGQFASWGTGSNSNNNSCPNSPGGPGGLSPAASPTPAPASNYALTLTHTHIHIQRLSPRPGKEARLLLPLSELVGCSCPRVPAPPLLVLYWYPPGKRRKGVSRRRQVRAYLAETRTEAERWSAAIQCLLRGVTVTADTEFSRSLLPRPRRLLLLVNPFSGRGQAMQWCQTHILPMIREANISYNLIQTERQNHARELIREISLPEWDGIIIVSGDGLLHEVINGLMERPDWEQAIKTPVGILPCGSGNALAGSINHHAGYDMCLREPLLLNCCFLLCRGGVRPMDVVSVTTSPPPSNSSRTAAPRRLFSFLSVAWGFVSDVDIESERYRGLGSARFTLGTLVRIASLRSYKGRLSYLPPSISNTSPDATPPPPRRPLSRSITEGLEGFCRTPIHRTCSDMGISEQRSLRKGEGEREKEERQRERERRRERARGGGTGVVRASSLAEDREREREGEMEMEAEEERSGTCSESSESIERDDCNIGRGERLAGIKDEREDDGRVEQDSSEMEEEDRGRDGEGSGGSAEGESVMRAGELGESCGVDMGREADEEPESCLTYQDDLQEARQKLRKNSAPSSQIANALFNQPLSQDADADSGPSYGVEDMDLNGTYYQKEPYQLDVSRERSLTISSPFRHSPFSYKPKTLDQNQNTSRPRPLSLLQHSHSNSLPPKLPSLSLSLSPTPPSSPSCASPHSSSYLVPRPNTPNSTSPSPSLRTPSSSFNFDIAEPAGPLKNRPFIPLPLNIPKDDLLPPLDQPLPTRDWVTIEGDFVLVLALYQSHLGADLHAAPQARFDDGLIHLTFVRAGISRATLLRLFFAMERGTHHSVSSPYVSHITCKAFRLQPLSTRGTLTVDGELVPYGPLQAQVHPSLARLIVGDSGVQITRF, encoded by the exons ATGCGATCTCCAGAACCGTCCTCACCTTCCACAGCAGAAGCCCTCCTTCATGGCCAGTTTGCCAGCTGGGGCACaggcagcaacagcaacaataacagcTGCCCCAACAGCCCTGGTGGTCCGGGGGGGCTCTCCCCCGCTGCCTCCCCCACTCCGGCTCCGGCCTCCAACTATGCCTTGACCCTCACCCACACCCACATACATATCCAGCGACTGTCTCCACGGCCGGGGAAGGAAGCCCGTCTCCTGCTGCCTTTATCAGAGCTGGTGGGCTGCAGCTGCCCTCGTGTCCCCGCGCCCCCTCTCCTGGTGCTGTACTGGTACCCGCCGGGCAAGCGACGGAAAGGGGTGTCTCGGCGCAGGCAGGTGAGGGCCTACCTGGCAGAGACCAGGACTGAAGCTGAGAGGTGGTCGGCTGCTATACAGTGTCTTCTCAGAGGTGTGACCGTCACTGCTGATACAG AATTTTCAAGAAGTCTGCTACCTCGTCCCAGGCGACTACTGTTACTGGTCAATCCCTTCAGCGGGAGAGGCCAGGCAATGCAGTGGTGTCAGACCCACATCCTGCCAATGATCAGAGAGGCAAACATCAGCTACAACCTCATACAGACAG AGCGTCAGAACCACGCCAGAGAGCTTATCAGAGAGATATCGCTCCCAGAGTGGGATGGCATCATCATTGTGTCTGGAGACGGCCTGCTGCATGAG GTAATTAACGGGCTGATGGAGCGTCCTGACTGGGaacaagcaataaaaacacCTGTCGGCATTCTTCCCTGTGGCTCCGGGAATGCACTGGCTGGCTCCATCAACCACCATGCAGG GTATGACATGTGCCTTCGGGAGCCCCTCCTTTTGAATTGCTGCTTTTTGCTTTGTCGAGGCGGTGTCCGACCTATGGACGTGGTCTCTGTGACAACAAGCCCTCCCCCCTCCAACAGCAGTCGTACTGCAGCACCCAGGAGacttttctccttcctctctgttgCCTGGGGCTTTGTGTCCGATGTGGACATTGAAAGTGAGAG gTATCGTGGTCTGGGCTCAGCTCGCTTCACCCTGGGCACGCTGGTGCGCATCGCGTCTCTTCGATCCTACAAGGGTCGCCTGTCCTACCTGCCTCCGTCCATCAGCAACACGTCACCAGATGCCACACCTCCGCCGCCAAGGAGGCCCCTCTCCCGCAGCATCACAGAAGGCCTGGAGGGCTTCTGTCGAACGCCCATCCATCGCACCTGCTCCGACATGGGCATCAGCGAACAGAGGAGCCTGCGGAAGGgcgagggagagagggaaaaggaggagaggcagagagaaagggagagaagaaGGGAGAGGGCTAGGGGAGGAGGAACTGGCGTGGTGAGGGCAAGCAGCCtggcagaggacagagagagggagcgggAGGGCGAGATGGAGATGGAAGCAGAAGAGGAGAGGTCGGGGACATGTTCGGAGAGTTCAGAATCGATTGAAAGGGATGATTGCAATATTGGGAGAGGAGAAAGGTTGGCGGGGATTAAGGACGAAAGGGAAGATGATGGAAGGGTAGAGCAAGACTCCAGTGAGATGGAAGAGGAGGATCGAGGGAGAGATGGGGAAGGCAGTGGTGGCTCTGCAGAGGGGGAGAGTGTGATGCGTGCAGGAGAGCTGGGGGAGAGCTGTGGAGTCGACATGGGGCGAGAGGCCGATGAAGAGCCGGAGAGTTGTCTCACTTACCAAGATGATCTTCAGGAAGCCAGACAGAAGCTGAGGAAGAATTCAGCACCCTCGAGCCAGATAGCAAACGCCCTCTTCAACCAGCCTCTCAGTCAGGACGCAGACGCAGATTCAGGCCCTTCGTACGGGGTTGAGGACATGGATCTAAATGGAACCTACTATCAGAAAGAACCCTACCAACTGGACGTTTCTCGTGAGCGATCTCTCACCATCTCCTCTCCCTTTCGTCACTCTCCCTTCTCCTACAAGCCCAAGACCCTGGACCAAAACCAGAACACGTCCCGGCCGAggcccctctctctcctccagcacTCCCACTCAAACTCCCTCCCTCCTAaactcccctccctctccctttctctctctcccacacccCCGTCTTCCCCTTCATGCGCCTCCCCTCACTCTTCATCCTACCTCGTCCCCCGTCCCAACACCCCAAATTCCACCTCGCCCTCGCCCTCCCTGCGCACACCGTCCTCATCTTTTAACTTTGACATTGCCGAGCCAGCAGGACCTCTGAAGAACCGTCCTTTCATCCCACTGCCTTTAAATATCCCCAAGGATGACTTGTTACCGCCCCTCGACCAGCCCCTTCCCACCAGAGACTGGGTCACCATAGAAGGGGACTTTGTCCTGGTCCTGGCCCTTTATCAGTCCCACCTCGGGGCTGATCTTCATGCTGCACCCCAGGCCAGGTTCGACGATGGACTGATCCACCTGACCTTTGTGCGGGCGGGGATCTCCAGAGCCACTCTACTGAGACTGTTCTTTGCCATGGAAAGAGGAACCCACCACTCCGTCAGCTCGCCGTATGTGAGCCACATTACCTGCAAGGCCTTCAGGCTGCAGCCTCTTTCTACTCGGGGGACGCTAACTGTGGATGGAGAACTGGTGCCCTATGGGCCGCTTCAAGCGCAG GTTCATCCCTCCCTGGCTCGGCTCATCGTTGGCGACTCTGGAGTGCAGAttaccagattctaa
- the rpl18 gene encoding 60S ribosomal protein L18 — MVKNTGGATLSPRACFDRKRVLCNQSETRDFSSVFIARPPLFLFPFRSEPKMGVDIRHNKDRKVHRKEPKSQDIYLRLLVKLYRFLARRSNAPFNKVVLRRLFMSRTNRPPISISRLIRKMKMPGRENRIAVVVGSVTDDVRIQDIPKLKICALRVTDGARRRILKAGGQVMTFDQLALAAPKGQGTVLLSGPRKGREVYRHFGKAPGTPHSHTKPYIRSKGRKFERARGRRASRGYKN, encoded by the exons ATGGTCAAAAA CACTGGAGGCGCCACCTTGAGTCCTCGCGCTTGTTTTGACAGGAAGCGCGTGCTCTGTAACCAATCAGAGACCCGAgatttcagctcagtgtttaTCGCGAGACCTCCGCTCTTCCTTTTCCCTTTTCGCTCTGAGCCCAAGATG ggAGTCGATATCAGACACAACAAGGACCGTAAGGTGCACAGGAAAGAGCCAAAGAGCCAGGATATCTACCTGAGGCTCTTGGTTAAG TTGTACCGGTTCCTGGCCCGTCGCTCTAATGCTCCCTTCAACAAGGTCGTCCTGAGGAGGCTCTTCATGAGCAGGACCAACAGGCCTCCCATCTCCATCTCCCGCCTG ATCCGTAAGATGAAGATGCCCGGCCGTGAGAACAGAATCGCTGTTGTTGTGGGATCCGTCACTGATGATGTCAGGATTCAGGATATCCCCAAGCTCAAG ATCTGCGCTCTGAGGGTCACCGATGGTGCCCGCCGCAGGATCCTGAAGGCAGGCGGTCAGgtgatgacctttgaccagctGGCTTTGGCTGCTCCCAAAGGACAGGGCACAGTGCTGCTGTCAG GACCTCGTAAAGGCAGAGAGGTGTACAGGCACTTTGGAAAAGCTCCTGGAACTCCTCACAGCCACACCAA GCCCTACATCCGCTCCAAGGGCAGGAAGTTCGAGAGAGCCCGTGGTCGCAGAGCCAGCCGTGGCTACAAGAACTag
- the si:ch211-120k19.1 gene encoding mpv17-like protein: MNRVWAAFKAHPYISNVLGYTTLFASADLIQQSVLGGKRTSSSSEDSAGIDWGQTARVATVGLCFHANFNYHWLRGLERMLPGGGVKAVTGKVVVDQLIAAPLTISAFYIGEFVSERIQKKDDPLEDWRQKFWTSYKTGVIYWSTMQAVNFAFVPPVARTAFVGGIALTFTIFLCHLRQQRGNKLE, encoded by the exons ATGAATCGGGTCTGGGCTGCGTTCAAGGCTCATCCGTACATCAGTAACGTCCTGGGATACACAACGCTGTTTGCCTCCGCTGACCTCATACAGCAGAGCGTGCTGGGCGGGAAACGCACTTCATCCTCATCAGAGGACTCAGCTGGCATCGACTGGGGTCAGACGGCTCGAGTGGCGACCGTAGGCCTCTGTTTCCATGCCAACTTCAACTACCACTGGTTGCGAGGGCTGGAGAGGATGCTGCCTGGAGGCGGAGTGAAGGCAGTGACGGGGAAAGTTGTGGTGGATCAGCTGATCGCAGCTCCTCTCACCATCAGCGCCTTTTACATTGGTGAGTTTGTTTCAGAGCGTATTCAA AAAAAAGATGATCCGCTTGAAGACTGGAGACAGAAATTCTGGACATCTTATAAG aCTGGAGTCATATATTGGTCAACGATGCAG GCTGTGAACTTTGCCTTCGTCCCCCCTGTGGCTCGGACAGCGTTCGTGGGAGGCATTGCTCTCACTTTCACCATCTTCCTGTGTCACCTCAGACAGCAGCGCGGCAACAAACTGGAATAA